Proteins encoded within one genomic window of Panicum virgatum strain AP13 chromosome 1N, P.virgatum_v5, whole genome shotgun sequence:
- the LOC120656695 gene encoding aquaporin TIP2-1-like: MVKLAFGSVGNSFSTTSIKAYVAEFIATLLFVFAGVGSAIAYGQLTHGGALDPAGLVAIAIAHALALFVGVSIAANISGGHLNPAVTFGLAVGGHITILTGLFYWVAQLLGASVACLLLKFVTHGKAIPTHGVAGISELEGVVFEIIITFALVYTVYATAADPKKGSLGTIAPIAIGFIVGANILAAGPFSGGSMNPARSFGPAVAAGNFAGNWVYWVGPLIGGGLAGLIYGDVFIGGNYQQVADQEYA, translated from the exons ATGGTGAAGCTCGCGTTCGGGAGCGTCGGCAACTCCTTCAGCACCACCTCCATCAAGGCCTACGTGGCCGAGTTCATCGCCACCCTCCTCTTCGTCTTCGCCGGCGTCGGGTCCGCCATCGCCTACG GGCAACTGACCCATGGCGGCGCGCTCGACCCTGCCGGCCTGGTGGCGATCGCGATCGCCCACGCGCTGGCGCTCTTCGTCGGCGTCTCCATCGCCGCCAACATCTCCGGCGGCCACCTGAACCCCGCCGTGACCTTCGGCCTCGCCGTCGGCGGCCACATCACCATCCTCACCGGCCTCTTCTACTGGGTCGCCCAGCTGCTCGGCGCCTCCGTGGCGTGCCTGCTCCTCAAGTTCGTCACCCACGGCAAGGCCATCCCGACCCACGGCGTCGCCGGCATCAGCGAGCTGGAGGGCGTGGTCTTCGAGATCATCATCACCTTCGCGCTCGTCTACACCGTgtacgccaccgccgccgaccccaAGAAGGGCTCCCTCGGCACCATCGCCCCCATCGCCATCGGCTTCATCGTCGGCGCCAACATCCTCGCCGCCGGGCCCTTCAGCGGCGGCTCCATGAACCCCGCCCGCTCCTTcggccccgccgtcgccgcgggcaACTTCGCCGGCAACTGGGTCTACTGGGTCGGCCCGCTCATCGGCGGTGGCCTCGCTGGCCTCATCTACGGCGACGTGTTCATCGGCGGCAACTACCAGCAGGTCGCCGACCAGGAGTACGCCTAA